The DNA segment CTTCCGACGGACTTGTTTCTCCTCGCCCGTCTGCGCCGATTATCTGAATACCGCACTCTTTCATTTTTTTTACAAGCGATTCAAGATTGTCCGGCTTAATCAAAACGGCGTTTTCAATTGTTCCTGCGGACGTTTTTGCGACAGTTCCGTTTAACGGTACGACACCTTTGCGTTCAAATAAAATCGCCGATACGCCGAATGCGCATGCGGAACGGATTACCGCTCCCAAATTTCCAGGATCTTCTATTGCGGCGGGAAGAATAAAAAGCGGATTTTGAACGTTTTCAATAATTTCCCACAATTTTTTTTCATCGTCGTAAGGACGTATCGTGCGAAACGCCACTACTCCCTGATGCGGAAAATTATTCGACATTTTGCCGAGTTTGTTTTCCGGGATGCAGGCGTAAGAAATCTTTTCTTTTTTTACGGTTTTGAGCAATTCAAACAATTTTCCGGTTTTGTTTTTGTCGTTAAAATATATTTTGTCTATTGATTGACGGTTTTTGTTCACAAGTTCTTCGACCGCATAAATTCCGTAAATTATATTTGTTTCGTTTTGAGACATTTTTACTCTGTTGAAAAGGTTAATTTTGGACGAAAACACAAAAGATACGCTACGAAAATACTATAGGGAAATAAGGCAAAAGGCTGTAGATAAAGAAAAATTATCTAAAATAATATGCGGACATATAAAAATTTTGAATTTTTACACAAACGCTTTGCGTCCGATTCTTTATTGGGCGTGCAAAAGTGAAGTTTCGCTTTTGGAAATTTGTGAAGA comes from the Chitinispirillales bacterium genome and includes:
- the rlmB gene encoding 23S rRNA (guanosine(2251)-2'-O)-methyltransferase RlmB produces the protein MSQNETNIIYGIYAVEELVNKNRQSIDKIYFNDKNKTGKLFELLKTVKKEKISYACIPENKLGKMSNNFPHQGVVAFRTIRPYDDEKKLWEIIENVQNPLFILPAAIEDPGNLGAVIRSACAFGVSAILFERKGVVPLNGTVAKTSAGTIENAVLIKPDNLESLVKKMKECGIQIIGADGRGETSPSEVNFKNPVLIITGGEHDGIPAYLSKLCDKIIAIPMVKEVESLNVSVAMGILLYEAARQRQFKRLLFSR